A region of Candidatus Omnitrophota bacterium DNA encodes the following proteins:
- a CDS encoding secondary thiamine-phosphate synthase enzyme YjbQ produces the protein MEKISVKTNSRIELVDITERIQAIVSKSKVKDGVCFLFCPHTTAGLTINENADPSVRQDIIRALNKLIPENAGYTHSEGNSDSHIKAALFGSSLTIFIESGRLAFGTWQGIYFCEGDGPRSREVWVKILS, from the coding sequence GTGGAAAAGATAAGCGTAAAAACAAATAGCCGTATCGAGTTAGTGGATATTACGGAGAGAATCCAGGCAATAGTATCTAAAAGCAAAGTTAAAGATGGCGTGTGTTTTCTCTTCTGTCCGCATACTACTGCCGGGCTGACTATCAATGAAAACGCAGATCCGTCGGTCAGGCAGGATATTATCCGTGCCCTGAATAAGCTCATCCCGGAAAATGCCGGATACACGCATAGTGAAGGCAATTCCGATAGCCATATCAAGGCAGCGCTCTTTGGTTCTTCCCTAACTATATTTATTGAGAGTGGCCGCTTGGCATTCGGCACTTGGCAGGGGATATATTTTTGCGAAGGCGACGGACCGCGCTCCAGAGAGGTCTGGGTTAAAATTTTAAGTTAG
- the carA gene encoding glutamine-hydrolyzing carbamoyl-phosphate synthase small subunit produces MKAILMLEDGKIFTGESLGAEGERIGEVIFNTAVVGYQEMITDPANAGKILVLTYPLIGNYGVAPKFNESKNIWLSGLVVKNISRVYSNWQAKGSLEDFMIAHKLVGISAVDTRTLAVHLRQKGSLFGIISTQNFESKELLAKINTFKKKSIESLLPKISVTRPLHLGKAKAKQKIAILDLGIANSIIRQLEALGFSLTVLPYNTPAAEILRHKPKGLIISNGPEEDPALKEVANNIKPLINKLPMLGISTGHQVLAAALGAKITRLRLGHRGVNYPINNPVSYKGEITVQNHACVVDADSLHKIKEIKITARNLNDRSVEEIESRKLKIIGIQYYPVSPGFDEINNVFNRFMKMLKKE; encoded by the coding sequence ATGAAGGCAATTCTGATGTTGGAAGATGGTAAGATTTTTACGGGTGAGAGTTTGGGCGCAGAAGGAGAAAGGATTGGCGAGGTAATTTTTAATACCGCAGTAGTGGGTTATCAGGAGATGATCACTGACCCGGCTAATGCCGGCAAGATTTTGGTCCTTACTTATCCTTTAATCGGTAATTACGGAGTCGCGCCAAAGTTCAATGAGTCCAAAAATATTTGGCTTTCCGGCCTGGTAGTGAAAAATATTTCGCGCGTCTATTCTAACTGGCAGGCAAAGGGGAGTTTGGAAGATTTTATGATCGCGCATAAGCTGGTAGGGATTAGCGCAGTGGATACGCGCACTTTAGCCGTGCATTTAAGGCAAAAGGGTTCTCTCTTCGGGATAATTTCTACTCAGAATTTTGAAAGTAAGGAACTCTTAGCCAAGATAAATACCTTTAAAAAGAAATCCATAGAGAGCCTATTGCCTAAAATTTCCGTTACAAGACCCCTGCACTTGGGCAAGGCCAAGGCAAAGCAAAAAATAGCTATCTTGGATTTGGGTATCGCTAATAGTATCATCAGGCAACTGGAAGCGCTGGGTTTTTCTCTCACAGTTTTGCCTTATAATACTCCGGCAGCGGAAATCCTGCGCCACAAACCTAAGGGGTTGATTATTTCAAACGGCCCCGAAGAAGACCCGGCCTTAAAAGAAGTGGCTAATAATATCAAGCCTCTGATTAATAAGCTGCCTATGCTAGGAATATCTACCGGCCATCAGGTCCTGGCAGCGGCGTTGGGTGCTAAGATAACTAGGTTAAGGCTGGGGCATCGCGGCGTCAATTATCCTATAAATAACCCCGTTTCTTATAAAGGCGAGATCACCGTGCAGAACCATGCCTGCGTAGTAGACGCTGATTCGCTCCATAAAATAAAAGAGATAAAGATTACGGCGCGTAACCTCAATGACCGCAGCGTCGAAGAAATAGAGAGCCGGAAACTGAAAATTATCGGTATCCAGTATTATCCGGTGAGCCCCGGTTTTGATGAGATAAACAACGTGTTTAATAGATTTATGAAAATGTTAAAAAAGGAGTAA
- the carB gene encoding carbamoyl-phosphate synthase large subunit, producing MPRRKDLKKVLMIGSGPIVIGQACEFDYSGSQACKALKEEGYFTILVNSNPATIMTDPGLADITYIEPLNVDVVTKIIAKERPDAILPTLGGQTGLNLAFFLMKEGILKKYGVESIGASVEAIACAEDRELFKKAMQEIGIDVPKSGIATTVEEGMKIGLNIGFPLILRPAYCLGGSGGATAYNKEELEKFLDKGLETSPVHQILVEQSVLGWKEIEFEVMRDCVDNVIMITSMENVDPMGVHTGDSIVVAPSQTLTTEEYNNFVNLSKKIIRRVGITGGGANIQFAQNPENGHIVIIEVNPRLSRSSALASKATGFPIARVATKLAVGLTLPEVMNQITGKTTSFFEPTVDYCVFKICRFTFEKFPRAERLLNTSMKAVGEAMSIGRNFKEALQKGIRSTEISRFGFGADGKDKITDEMLKKPQNGLLKIIKDKIRIPNDERLFYIRYGLKAGLSVKEIYGLSKIDPWFIENMKELVEMEEKIKKFKHNQPKDELDMPLELLKEAKQDGFSDKQLAYLLNSSEEKVRELRKKEEVTAVYKLVDTCAGEFPAKQPYFYSTYETQDEARPSKNKKVVILGGGPNRIGQGIEFDYCCCHAAYALKEEGIDSIMVNCNPETVSTDYDTSDRLYFEPLTREDILNIIEVEKPIGVIVQFGGQTPLNLAIPLRKAGVNILGTSAENIDIAEDRQRFKEMLHKLNLLQPDNGTAFTFQEAKQVAQKIGYPVLVRPSYVLGGRAMEIVYDESTLERFIKEAAEVSGEHPVLIDKFLEDAIEVDVDMIGDGETFVIGGIMEHIEEAGIHSGDSAMALPTYTLPGGILEKIREATYKMAKELEVVGLMNVQYAVKEDKVYVLEVNPRASRTIPFVSKAIGVPLAKLATKVILGAKLKDLGFTKEIIPKHVAVKESVFPFSRFPGVDIILGPEMKSTGEVMGIDADFGRAYIKSQIAAGQNLPRKGNVFISVRDKDKRAVVFIAKKLRDLGFHIYATSGTAIGLEKNGIKVLVLPKIAEGRPNILDLMKDGKIQLVINTPSGRVPRQDEVKIRSQVILYNIPYTTTISGAQATVNGIEALAKKDLGVKSLQEYHKKGKSGKDKRKNK from the coding sequence ATGCCCCGGCGTAAAGATCTTAAAAAGGTTCTTATGATTGGTTCAGGCCCGATTGTCATCGGGCAGGCCTGTGAATTTGATTATTCCGGCTCTCAGGCCTGCAAGGCCCTGAAAGAGGAAGGTTACTTTACGATTTTAGTCAATTCTAACCCGGCGACGATTATGACTGACCCGGGCTTGGCGGATATTACCTATATAGAGCCGCTGAATGTAGATGTAGTGACTAAGATTATTGCTAAAGAGCGGCCGGATGCCATCCTGCCGACTTTAGGCGGGCAGACCGGATTAAATTTGGCCTTCTTTCTGATGAAGGAAGGTATTTTGAAAAAATACGGGGTAGAGTCTATCGGGGCATCAGTGGAAGCGATTGCTTGCGCCGAAGACCGCGAGCTCTTTAAGAAGGCCATGCAGGAGATCGGTATAGACGTGCCTAAAAGCGGCATTGCTACTACAGTGGAAGAAGGGATGAAGATCGGCCTGAACATCGGTTTTCCTTTAATCCTGCGGCCGGCTTATTGCTTAGGCGGTAGCGGCGGCGCCACAGCTTATAATAAGGAAGAGTTAGAAAAATTCCTCGACAAAGGTTTAGAGACCAGCCCGGTGCATCAAATTCTGGTGGAGCAGTCTGTTTTGGGCTGGAAAGAAATTGAATTTGAAGTCATGCGTGACTGCGTAGATAACGTGATTATGATTACCTCCATGGAGAACGTTGACCCCATGGGTGTGCATACCGGAGATAGCATTGTAGTTGCGCCCAGCCAGACCCTGACTACTGAAGAATACAATAATTTTGTTAATCTTTCCAAGAAGATAATCCGCAGAGTCGGTATCACCGGCGGCGGTGCGAATATCCAGTTTGCCCAGAATCCCGAGAACGGCCACATTGTGATTATTGAAGTCAACCCCAGGCTTTCGCGTTCCTCTGCTTTGGCCTCTAAGGCCACCGGATTTCCTATTGCCAGAGTAGCGACAAAGCTGGCTGTGGGCCTGACGCTGCCGGAAGTAATGAACCAGATTACCGGGAAGACTACTTCTTTCTTTGAACCTACCGTAGACTACTGTGTTTTTAAAATCTGCAGGTTTACTTTTGAGAAATTCCCACGGGCAGAGCGCCTGCTGAATACCTCGATGAAAGCAGTGGGTGAGGCAATGTCCATCGGCCGTAATTTTAAAGAGGCCCTGCAAAAAGGCATCCGTTCGACGGAGATCTCCCGCTTTGGTTTTGGCGCAGACGGCAAGGATAAGATTACCGATGAGATGCTCAAGAAGCCCCAGAACGGTTTGCTGAAAATTATCAAGGATAAAATCCGCATCCCTAACGATGAGAGGCTATTTTATATCAGATACGGACTTAAGGCGGGTTTATCGGTCAAAGAAATATACGGCCTCTCTAAGATTGACCCCTGGTTTATTGAAAATATGAAAGAGTTGGTAGAGATGGAGGAGAAAATCAAAAAGTTTAAGCATAACCAGCCTAAAGATGAGCTGGACATGCCTTTAGAGCTGCTTAAAGAAGCCAAGCAGGACGGTTTTTCCGACAAACAACTGGCTTATCTTTTAAACTCCAGCGAAGAAAAGGTGCGCGAATTGCGTAAGAAAGAGGAGGTTACGGCAGTGTATAAATTAGTGGATACCTGCGCCGGAGAATTCCCGGCCAAGCAGCCTTATTTTTATTCTACTTATGAGACCCAGGATGAGGCGCGGCCCAGCAAAAATAAAAAGGTAGTGATTTTAGGCGGCGGGCCTAACCGCATCGGCCAGGGTATTGAATTTGATTATTGCTGCTGCCATGCTGCTTATGCTTTGAAAGAGGAGGGCATTGACAGTATTATGGTTAACTGTAACCCCGAGACAGTCTCTACTGATTATGATACTTCGGACCGGTTATATTTTGAGCCGCTCACCCGGGAAGACATCCTGAATATCATTGAAGTAGAGAAACCCATCGGAGTAATTGTGCAGTTTGGCGGCCAGACCCCGCTTAACCTGGCCATACCTCTACGCAAGGCCGGAGTAAACATTTTAGGTACCAGCGCGGAGAATATCGATATTGCCGAAGACAGGCAGCGTTTTAAGGAGATGCTCCATAAATTAAATCTCCTGCAGCCGGATAATGGCACGGCCTTCACTTTCCAAGAGGCGAAGCAAGTGGCGCAGAAAATAGGCTATCCGGTTTTAGTGCGGCCCTCTTATGTCTTAGGTGGCCGGGCCATGGAGATTGTCTATGATGAATCCACCTTAGAGCGCTTCATTAAAGAGGCGGCTGAAGTTTCCGGAGAGCATCCTGTGCTCATTGATAAGTTTTTAGAGGATGCCATTGAGGTGGATGTAGATATGATTGGTGACGGCGAAACCTTTGTCATCGGCGGAATAATGGAGCATATTGAAGAAGCCGGCATCCATTCCGGAGATTCGGCTATGGCGCTTCCTACTTATACCTTACCAGGCGGAATATTAGAGAAGATCAGGGAAGCGACTTACAAAATGGCCAAGGAGCTAGAGGTCGTGGGCCTGATGAATGTACAGTATGCAGTAAAAGAGGATAAAGTCTATGTCTTAGAAGTTAACCCCAGAGCCTCCAGGACCATACCTTTTGTTTCTAAGGCCATCGGCGTTCCTTTGGCAAAACTAGCTACTAAAGTTATCTTAGGAGCCAAACTAAAAGATTTGGGTTTTACCAAAGAGATTATACCTAAGCACGTTGCGGTTAAGGAATCAGTATTTCCTTTCAGCCGTTTCCCCGGGGTGGATATTATCCTGGGCCCGGAAATGAAATCTACGGGCGAAGTAATGGGCATAGATGCGGATTTTGGCCGGGCTTATATTAAGAGCCAGATTGCCGCAGGCCAGAATCTACCGCGTAAAGGAAATGTCTTTATCTCTGTGCGGGATAAAGATAAAAGGGCAGTGGTATTTATTGCCAAGAAACTGCGGGATTTGGGATTCCATATCTATGCTACTTCCGGAACGGCCATCGGTTTAGAGAAGAATGGCATTAAAGTTTTAGTGCTTCCTAAGATAGCTGAAGGCAGGCCCAATATCCTGGATTTGATGAAGGACGGTAAAATTCAACTGGTGATTAATACGCCGTCGGGCAGGGTCCCGCGGCAAGATGAGGTGAAGATCCGCTCACAGGTCATTCTTTACAACATACCTTATACTACCACTATCTCCGGAGCGCAGGCTACCGTCAACGGCATTGAGGCCTTAGCCAAAAAGGACTTAGGGGTAAAATCGCTGCAGGAATACCATAAAAAAGGAAAAAGTGGAAAAGATAAGCGTAAAAACAAATAG
- the mutM gene encoding DNA-formamidopyrimidine glycosylase: protein MPELPEVETIKRELEKAVLGKKITEVYVHRAVVIRQPSVKRFKLGLTGASIKHILRKAKVLILELSNGKALVIHLKMTGQLVYPGNDKASRVSFKLSGGKTLDFNDQRLFAELRLMDDWRSLKFIQGLGPEPFAITAEEFKGMLSSKKTKIKPLLLDQTFISGIGNLYAAEALFRAGIHPERPASSLTDREKALLFREIKDTLSEAIRYKGSSVDQYVQLSGEPGDYAQYHKVYGREGKPCLVCKTPIKRMALGGRGTYFCPRCQR from the coding sequence ATGCCGGAGTTACCGGAAGTTGAGACCATAAAAAGGGAATTAGAAAAAGCAGTCCTGGGCAAGAAGATTACCGAGGTCTATGTGCATCGTGCTGTGGTTATTCGTCAACCCTCTGTAAAGAGATTTAAGCTGGGCTTAACCGGCGCCAGCATTAAGCATATCTTGCGTAAGGCCAAGGTTTTGATTTTGGAGCTTTCTAACGGTAAGGCCCTGGTTATTCATTTGAAGATGACCGGCCAACTGGTTTATCCGGGTAATGATAAAGCCAGCCGGGTGAGTTTTAAATTATCCGGCGGTAAAACCCTGGATTTTAACGACCAGAGATTATTTGCGGAACTGCGGCTGATGGATGATTGGCGCAGCTTAAAATTTATCCAGGGATTAGGCCCGGAGCCGTTTGCTATAACCGCGGAAGAATTCAAAGGCATGCTCAGCAGTAAAAAGACTAAAATCAAACCACTGCTTTTGGACCAAACATTTATTTCCGGCATAGGCAATCTCTATGCTGCGGAAGCGCTCTTTCGGGCCGGGATTCATCCTGAACGGCCCGCGTCTTCTTTAACAGATAGAGAAAAAGCTTTGTTATTTCGGGAAATAAAAGATACTTTATCCGAAGCTATAAGATACAAAGGTTCCTCGGTAGACCAATACGTGCAGTTATCGGGTGAACCCGGAGACTACGCGCAATATCATAAGGTATATGGCCGCGAAGGTAAGCCTTGTTTGGTCTGCAAAACACCGATTAAAAGGATGGCCTTAGGCGGCAGGGGGACTTATTTCTGCCCGAGGTGCCAGCGCTAA
- a CDS encoding isoprenylcysteine carboxylmethyltransferase family protein translates to MKKRLKINGLIMFLAVVLILAFPKIFFRRPQALFWDGFANICGIALILLGQIFRASGRGYKSANSQNSRSLIERGPYTLVRNPMYLGILLTGLGVVLALFNFWALVIFLCVFIVRYIFLIFQEEKKLVAVFGQAYQDYQQRVPRLIPAWGALLKKDIAEYLPLKTLWLKKEIGSILAVLFVVFLIEGWNDALSMGLSMYLRKTVLTLSVIIVFSGLIIYLLKKTGER, encoded by the coding sequence ATGAAAAAACGCCTGAAGATAAACGGACTGATTATGTTTCTGGCAGTTGTTTTGATCCTGGCTTTTCCTAAGATATTTTTCCGGCGGCCGCAGGCACTTTTCTGGGACGGATTCGCCAATATCTGCGGTATTGCGCTTATTCTTTTAGGCCAGATTTTTCGGGCCTCTGGCCGGGGTTACAAATCCGCAAATTCCCAAAATAGCCGCTCTTTGATTGAGCGGGGGCCTTATACCCTGGTGCGTAACCCCATGTATCTGGGTATACTTTTAACCGGGCTGGGGGTTGTACTTGCGCTCTTTAATTTCTGGGCGCTGGTTATTTTCCTGTGCGTTTTTATTGTACGCTACATCTTCCTTATCTTTCAGGAAGAAAAGAAACTTGTAGCAGTGTTTGGCCAGGCGTACCAGGATTACCAGCAAAGAGTCCCCCGCCTTATCCCTGCTTGGGGCGCGCTATTAAAGAAAGATATCGCAGAATACCTTCCATTAAAAACGCTCTGGCTAAAAAAAGAAATAGGCTCAATATTAGCCGTGCTTTTTGTTGTTTTTTTGATAGAGGGTTGGAACGATGCGCTCAGCATGGGTTTAAGTATGTATCTACGCAAAACAGTATTAACCTTAAGTGTCATTATCGTATTCTCAGGCCTGATTATTTATTTGCTCAAAAAGACAGGTGAACGGTAA